In Heyndrickxia vini, the sequence AATCATTTAACTCCGCATTATCCGCTGCAATCCAGTGTGAAGATGGTACTGGACGGTTTACAGGGTGTCCTAAACCGAAGAAGAATGCATCATTCCACTCTTCACGATTCATTGCGTATGCCATTGCTTGGCGAAGTTGTTTATTATTGTATTTATCATAGTTTGCTACATTTTTCTTACCATCCCAAGTTCCAAGTCTGAAACCAACATAGTAGTAAGAAACACCAGGGGATTTAAGAATATTGATATCACTTAGCTTTTTGATTTCATCATAACTCACTGGTGAGAATGGAGTCATATCGACTGTTTTATTTTTCAATTCACCTACTAGTAAGCTAGCATCAATAACTTTTAGAATAATTTTTTCAATATGTGGCTTACCTTGCCAGTATTCATCATTACGTACTAATTCAATAGATTCACCAGGTACAACTTTGCCTACTTTGTATGGCCCTGTACCAACTGGAGTTTGACGAACTTGTTTTGAACTCATCATGTCTTTAACTGCTACACCCTCAAATTCTTTTCGAGACAATGGATATGTCCATAGATTTTCAAGGTTGTTAACACGTGCTTTATCAAATGTAATTTCGATATTATAATCATCGATTTTTTTAATACCTGAAATTTCTTTTGCTTTTCCATCATGATATGCTGGAGCGCCTTCGATTTGTTGAACATTCACATATCGCGGTCCATCGTATTTTTTATCTGCAAGAGTTTTGATGGCAAAGATCCAGTCATCAACCGTTAACTCTTCACCATTATGCCATTTTACGCCTTCTTTGAACTTGAATGTATACACTTTATTATCTTTTGTTTCCCATGAAGCAATATTTGGAATTGGCTTCATTTTTTCATCATATGTGATTAGATTGTCATCCGTAAATTGAAGAACTTCCGCATCAGATGCATTACCATAAAAGTTAGGATTGAAAATTCCTTCAGGTGCTGTATCCACAGCAAATACGATCGTACCGCCATCTTTCGGCTGACCTGCATTTTCTCCAGATTTTTCATTGTTATCTTTTTCTTTGGTACCTGCCTTTTCTTTCCCGCCACAGGCTGCTAAAAACATTGACATCACTAACATGAGCGCTGTCAATAACAGTATGGATTTTCTTTTCAATGTTTTTCCCCCCAAATATTTATTCATTTAGCTATAAAGAACGCACGCAACTTTATGACCTGGCTTCACCTCCTTTAAAGTAGGCTTCACTTTGGAGCACTCTTCCTTGGCAACTGGACATCTAGTGTGGAATGGACATCCGGAAGGTGGATTAACCGGGCTTGGCACATCTCCTTGCAGCACTATTCGTTCTTTTCGTTTACGAGGATCAGGCTCTGGAATCGCTGAAATTAAGGCTTGAGTATATGGATGTAATGGTTCTGCATATAGACTGCTTTTATCTGCAATCTCTACTAAGTTACCTAAATACATAACTCCGATTCGATCACTCATATGTTTAACAACACTTAAATCATGGGCAATAAATAAAAAGGTTAAATCAAATTCATCTTGCAGCTCTTTTAAAAGGTTTAATACTTGTGATTGAACAGATACATCTAAAGCTGAAACAGGTTCATCTGCAACGATAAGTTTTGGCTTTAATGCTAATGCTCTTGCTATTCCAATTCTTTGTCTTTGTCCACCCGAAAACTCATGCGGATACTTAAAATACGCATCCTCTGGCAATCCGACTTTATTCAACAATTCCATCACTTCATCTTTTAATTCCTTTAGCGATTTATTAGAAAAGTTTCTAATTGGCTCCGAAACGATATCGCCTACCATTTGTTTTGGATTTAATGAAGCATATGGGTCTTGGAATACCATTTGAAAGTCTTTTCTTGCTAGCCGTAATTCCTTCCCTCGCAAATTCGTAATATCTTTACCATCAAAATAAATCTTTCCGGATGTTGGATGTATTAATTTTAAAATAGTTCTGCCTGCAGTGGACTTTCCGCAACCAGATTCACCTACTAATCCAAGTGTTTCACCTTTATTAATTTCAAAACTGATGTCATCAACAGCTTTTACTTGTGCAATGGTTCTCCTTAGAAAACCACCTTTAACAGGATAATAGGTTTTAAGATTTTGGATTTCTAATAGTTTCCTAGCGTTTTCTTCTGCTACTTCGATTCCTCGTAATGGCGCTACATTGCTCATTGAACATTTGACCCCTCTTTCGGAATGCTCGTTTCATATAGTAAACATGAAACCTCATGTCCTGCTTCTGATTCAGCAAGCAGTGGAGTAATGCTGTTACATTCTGGCATAGCTTTTGGACATCGATTTGCAAAGCGACATCCTACTTTTGGCATATTCTTTAGTGAAGGAACGATTCCTTCTATTGAACTAAGAACTTCAACATCTTCATCCATTTTAGGAATAGCACCCATCAATAGTTCTGTATATGGGTGTTTTGGGTTATGAAATAATGTATCTACGTCCGTTCTTTCAACAATTTTTCCTGCATACATTACAATAACTTCATCACACATTTCGGCAACAACTCCCAAATCATGTGTAATTAAGATAATAGCCATATTGTTGATTTCTTGAATTTCTTTTAATAAATCTAAAATTTGCGCCTGCACTGTTACATCTAGCGCTGTAGTTGGTTCATCAGCTATCAATAACTTTGGTTGGCAAGCAATTGCAATCGCAATCATCACACGTTGCCGCATACCGCCTGACAACTGATGTGGATATTCATCAACAATTTTCTCAGGACGGGAAATCCCTACACTTTTCAATAATGCGATGCTTTTCAGTCTCGCTTCTTTTTTGGTTATAGTCATATGATTAAAAAGTGTTTCTTGAAGTTGATAACCTATTGTAAAAACAGGATTTAACGATGTCATTGGTTCCTGGAAAATCATCGATACATCTTTTCCGCGAATTTTATTCATTTCTTTATCAGATAGCTTTTCTAAATGTTTCCCTTCAAAAACAATGTCGCCATTTCTAATGGATCCGATTCCTTTTGGTAAGAGCTTCATTATAGATAGGGACATAACACTTTTCCCACATCCTGATTCACCTACAATACCAACAATTTGTTTTGGTTTAACATGAAAAGATACATTATCTACGGCATTATGTAGTTCGCCATCTATTTCAAATGCTGTTTGTAAATTATTCACCTCTAATATAGGCGACTGACTACTGAAGTTTGCTTTTGTTTCCATCGATCCACCCCAAAGTCTTTTTAATTATTCAGAAATTTGCTATATTTGAATAAAATGTTATTACAATCTCATTACAATTGCAAGACTTTTTTAAAATTTAAAACTTCATAGAAAGTTTAGTATATTGGAATAACATAAAAAGTAGCGGGTTAAAATCATGTGGAAATAATTGAAGATAACAAAAAAATTCCCACCAATAAGGTTGGGAATTCGATGTTATGACTTCGGATTTAAAGCATCTTTTAAGCCTTCACCAATAAAGTTAATGGAGAGGGTTGTAAAAGTAATGAATAATGCAGGTGGTATCCAAATCCATGGTTTATATTG encodes:
- the opp4A gene encoding oligopeptide ABC transporter substrate-binding protein translates to MKRKSILLLTALMLVMSMFLAACGGKEKAGTKEKDNNEKSGENAGQPKDGGTIVFAVDTAPEGIFNPNFYGNASDAEVLQFTDDNLITYDEKMKPIPNIASWETKDNKVYTFKFKEGVKWHNGEELTVDDWIFAIKTLADKKYDGPRYVNVQQIEGAPAYHDGKAKEISGIKKIDDYNIEITFDKARVNNLENLWTYPLSRKEFEGVAVKDMMSSKQVRQTPVGTGPYKVGKVVPGESIELVRNDEYWQGKPHIEKIILKVIDASLLVGELKNKTVDMTPFSPVSYDEIKKLSDINILKSPGVSYYYVGFRLGTWDGKKNVANYDKYNNKQLRQAMAYAMNREEWNDAFFFGLGHPVNRPVPSSHWIAADNAELNDYKYDPEKAKQMLDEAGYKDKDGDGFREDPDGKPFVVNFSHYQTTNPTFEARAKQIAQYWEEVGLKTKVSMTEVNLYYDKVEKADKSIEVFFGGWSTGSDPDPSGLWRSDALWNYPRWVNADSDKLLDDALDVKIVGTDQDKRKQLYVDWQKLFNEELPAIPISELDETYATTKRVQGVELNPLGLNSPHLWWVDGK
- a CDS encoding ABC transporter ATP-binding protein; the encoded protein is MSNVAPLRGIEVAEENARKLLEIQNLKTYYPVKGGFLRRTIAQVKAVDDISFEINKGETLGLVGESGCGKSTAGRTILKLIHPTSGKIYFDGKDITNLRGKELRLARKDFQMVFQDPYASLNPKQMVGDIVSEPIRNFSNKSLKELKDEVMELLNKVGLPEDAYFKYPHEFSGGQRQRIGIARALALKPKLIVADEPVSALDVSVQSQVLNLLKELQDEFDLTFLFIAHDLSVVKHMSDRIGVMYLGNLVEIADKSSLYAEPLHPYTQALISAIPEPDPRKRKERIVLQGDVPSPVNPPSGCPFHTRCPVAKEECSKVKPTLKEVKPGHKVACVLYS
- a CDS encoding ABC transporter ATP-binding protein: METKANFSSQSPILEVNNLQTAFEIDGELHNAVDNVSFHVKPKQIVGIVGESGCGKSVMSLSIMKLLPKGIGSIRNGDIVFEGKHLEKLSDKEMNKIRGKDVSMIFQEPMTSLNPVFTIGYQLQETLFNHMTITKKEARLKSIALLKSVGISRPEKIVDEYPHQLSGGMRQRVMIAIAIACQPKLLIADEPTTALDVTVQAQILDLLKEIQEINNMAIILITHDLGVVAEMCDEVIVMYAGKIVERTDVDTLFHNPKHPYTELLMGAIPKMDEDVEVLSSIEGIVPSLKNMPKVGCRFANRCPKAMPECNSITPLLAESEAGHEVSCLLYETSIPKEGSNVQ